From the genome of Vibrio porteresiae DSM 19223, one region includes:
- a CDS encoding sensor domain-containing diguanylate cyclase, with translation MTLHARNQHTRLYRIARLFVVSYGVLTLLTLLLYKLVDLPGLKAVLVQDNAFYNALAQEDFEHWSDDISLIYLVANLLMGTCLVFVAWYVVSLAMRREAAQLDLVMEREKFRIVADFTYDWEFWMAPSGEFIYMSPACERITGYSIEEFTQDSHLLERLIHPDDYDEVVRHLDKEHREQGVHKIDFRIRTADGVEKWIAHTCQPVFSDAGHFIGRRASNRDITDRKQMELALEQSATHDSLTGLPNRKLLYERLDQLFMLVQRAKTQMAILFIDLDHFKEINDELGHTAGNYVLLETAGRMNQLLRQGDTLARLGGDEFVVILTDRNTPQTSQEMAHGLLKEIHRDIDIPTQDNTIAVRRVSASIGISFYPDNGESIDRLINAADEAMYLAKASGRNQVRFAAEVADNTVQDGAFSEA, from the coding sequence ATGACATTGCATGCGCGTAACCAGCATACGCGTCTTTATCGTATTGCGAGATTGTTTGTTGTGTCATATGGGGTGCTGACGCTCTTAACTCTATTGCTCTACAAGCTGGTGGATTTACCTGGGTTAAAGGCTGTATTAGTTCAGGATAATGCTTTCTACAATGCGCTGGCTCAGGAGGATTTTGAGCATTGGAGTGATGATATTTCGCTGATTTATCTGGTGGCTAATCTATTAATGGGTACCTGTCTTGTGTTTGTCGCCTGGTATGTGGTTTCGCTAGCCATGCGTCGCGAAGCGGCTCAGTTAGATCTTGTCATGGAGCGGGAGAAGTTTCGTATCGTCGCCGATTTTACTTATGACTGGGAGTTTTGGATGGCTCCCTCGGGGGAATTCATCTATATGTCGCCAGCCTGTGAACGTATCACGGGCTATTCGATTGAGGAATTTACTCAAGATAGTCATTTACTTGAGCGTTTAATTCACCCTGATGATTACGACGAGGTGGTACGACACCTTGATAAAGAACATCGTGAGCAGGGGGTGCACAAAATTGATTTTCGTATTCGCACGGCCGATGGCGTTGAAAAATGGATTGCTCATACGTGCCAACCCGTATTTAGTGACGCTGGCCATTTCATCGGACGTCGAGCGAGTAATCGTGATATCACGGATCGAAAGCAGATGGAGTTAGCGTTAGAACAATCGGCCACTCACGATAGCCTTACCGGTTTGCCTAATCGAAAACTGCTTTACGAGCGGCTTGATCAACTCTTTATGCTGGTACAACGAGCAAAAACGCAGATGGCGATCCTCTTTATCGACCTAGACCATTTTAAAGAGATCAATGATGAACTTGGGCATACCGCGGGTAACTATGTACTGTTAGAGACCGCGGGGCGAATGAACCAACTGCTACGTCAAGGTGATACGTTGGCAAGGCTAGGTGGCGATGAATTTGTGGTGATATTGACTGATAGGAATACACCGCAGACCAGCCAAGAAATGGCTCATGGCCTATTGAAAGAGATTCACCGTGACATTGATATCCCGACTCAGGACAACACTATAGCGGTGCGTCGAGTGAGCGCCAGTATTGGCATTAGTTTCTATCCTGATAACGGCGAGTCGATAGATAGGTTAATTAATGCAGCTGATGAAGCCATGTATTTGGCGAAAGCCTCTGGGCGTAACCAAGTTCGTTTTGCTGCAGAGGTTGCCGACAATACGGTGCAAGACGGAGCGTTTAGTGAAGCCTAG
- a CDS encoding HAMP domain-containing methyl-accepting chemotaxis protein, whose amino-acid sequence MSLVSRIIGGFSILIIFLLVLVGVSYFSVNKIDTDISEVTRVTLPLSKSVTLLKTDVLQQNNYVVSVFTVESAAQIDALQASFNKLNESIDNTLSTIGQSSLNRDGAFSEDISQISQLRTSYAAAAKALMDIRRASLANDKQIDADLKVMSNTERRLTYYLNKYTSDRYSDPQFKLTMVGMERETKRVLTGFNAYLVGRDFNDLTKRLDGMDVVIKNRFNDINNYDTDIGKVFSLMINPLLDEIKKPDGLYALYKKRHDLKSQTDKNMNIIRDTTAAMQVSVDKFIEQADNVVAQARDSSSKSIGLIKQSMVIISAIALVIAIFVPTWIAGWVKKAIYNFKQSLMQMTKGDLTVQFQQSTKDEFGELGNYLNGLANNLRDTFKGLSRSAQELSQVADSNSLISNQTTSAVSSQRSLLESTASAMTEMESSVAEVAQRAQDTMMAAEQAHDQTQEVGKSIKQAIDNIREQAQQIEKTSKTALELNEYGVKIDSIIETIQDIAEQTNLLALNAAIEAARAGEQGRGFAVVADEVRNLASRTKKSTEEIQSMIEIMQKLIRAVVDVINVNVSKNDSNIAVAEQADNGLVQMSSLIGQIVEMNMQIATATEEQSSTAKEISQSVVHISDSAEETARGAISNAESSDTLKAQARTQLGLIEKFRV is encoded by the coding sequence ATGTCTTTAGTTTCTCGAATTATTGGTGGTTTCTCTATCTTAATCATCTTTTTGTTGGTGTTGGTAGGGGTGAGCTACTTTTCCGTCAACAAGATTGATACGGACATTTCAGAGGTGACCCGTGTCACCTTGCCGTTGTCTAAATCGGTGACCTTATTAAAAACCGATGTACTACAACAAAATAACTACGTGGTGAGTGTGTTTACCGTAGAAAGTGCAGCTCAAATCGACGCTCTTCAGGCGAGTTTTAACAAGCTAAATGAGAGTATCGATAACACGCTGAGTACCATTGGTCAGTCGTCTTTGAACCGCGATGGCGCTTTTTCAGAAGACATCAGTCAGATCAGTCAACTACGTACCAGTTATGCTGCCGCTGCGAAAGCATTAATGGACATTCGCCGCGCCAGTTTGGCCAACGACAAACAAATTGATGCTGATTTAAAAGTGATGAGTAATACTGAGCGTCGTCTCACTTATTACCTCAATAAGTACACATCCGACCGTTACTCCGATCCGCAATTCAAACTCACTATGGTCGGGATGGAGCGTGAAACTAAGCGGGTATTGACTGGGTTTAACGCGTATTTGGTCGGGCGAGATTTTAATGATCTCACCAAACGTCTCGATGGGATGGATGTGGTGATCAAAAACCGTTTTAACGATATCAATAATTACGATACCGATATTGGTAAGGTGTTTAGCTTGATGATCAATCCCTTACTGGATGAGATCAAAAAACCTGATGGTTTGTATGCCTTGTACAAAAAGCGTCATGATTTAAAAAGCCAAACCGATAAAAACATGAATATTATTCGTGATACGACGGCCGCCATGCAGGTCTCTGTCGATAAGTTTATTGAACAGGCTGATAACGTAGTGGCGCAAGCACGTGATAGCAGTTCTAAAAGCATCGGTTTGATTAAGCAGAGCATGGTCATCATTAGTGCGATAGCCTTGGTGATTGCCATCTTTGTGCCGACATGGATTGCCGGTTGGGTGAAGAAAGCCATCTACAACTTCAAACAGAGTTTGATGCAGATGACCAAAGGCGACCTAACAGTGCAATTTCAGCAATCGACCAAAGATGAGTTTGGTGAGTTGGGCAATTATCTCAATGGCTTGGCTAATAACCTACGTGATACCTTCAAAGGGCTTAGCCGCTCAGCCCAAGAGCTTTCGCAAGTGGCGGACAGTAACTCACTGATCAGTAACCAAACCACTTCAGCGGTATCTAGCCAACGTTCATTATTGGAATCAACCGCATCGGCGATGACCGAGATGGAAAGCTCGGTTGCCGAAGTGGCACAGCGTGCTCAAGATACCATGATGGCGGCAGAGCAAGCACATGACCAGACCCAAGAAGTGGGCAAGAGTATCAAACAAGCGATTGATAATATTCGCGAACAAGCTCAGCAAATTGAGAAAACTTCAAAAACAGCGCTAGAGCTTAACGAATATGGGGTGAAGATCGACAGTATCATCGAAACCATTCAAGACATTGCAGAACAAACCAACCTATTAGCATTGAACGCGGCAATCGAAGCGGCTCGTGCTGGCGAACAGGGACGTGGGTTTGCGGTGGTGGCCGATGAAGTGCGTAACTTGGCCAGTCGAACCAAAAAATCCACCGAAGAGATCCAGAGCATGATTGAAATCATGCAAAAATTGATTCGCGCGGTGGTGGATGTCATTAATGTCAACGTGAGCAAGAATGATTCCAATATTGCCGTGGCAGAGCAAGCGGACAACGGGCTGGTTCAGATGAGTTCTTTGATTGGGCAGATCGTGGAAATGAACATGCAAATAGCGACGGCAACCGAAGAGCAAAGCTCAACAGCGAAAGAGATCAGCCAAAGTGTGGTGCATATCAGTGATTCGGCAGAAGAGACTGCACGCGGTGCAATCAGTAATGCTGAGTCGAGTGACACCTTGAAAGCGCAAGCCAGAACACAGCTGGGATTAATTGAGAAATTCCGCGTTTAG
- a CDS encoding substrate-binding domain-containing protein has protein sequence MKGSKLRLGLGLHMAALMMAGGVLLHAPTAEAKFIAVSVSAEDNFRNILSSHIEAAVDARNDQVYIDSAEDDFDLQLQQVKNYIAAGADAIIIFATGTTEKNRQLFEFAKQVPLVFINTEPVEDMSTMPANTVYVGSNELESGTLEMEELARLANYKGNVALLQGDPTHKAAVLRTKDVEDVVAKYPNMKIVVKETGHWARNEAYKIVSDWLKKGTSFDILAANNDEMAIGSIMAMRDSGKDPKKFLVGGVDATRDALLEMSKGDLAVTVLQDAENQGKDAVDIAYKLINRQKVKNPHWVPFRLVTKENYRQLIKE, from the coding sequence ATGAAAGGTTCAAAACTGCGTTTAGGCCTTGGATTGCATATGGCAGCGCTGATGATGGCAGGCGGTGTTTTACTGCATGCCCCGACAGCAGAAGCTAAGTTCATTGCGGTTAGTGTGAGTGCGGAAGATAACTTTCGAAACATTCTAAGCTCTCATATTGAAGCTGCAGTGGATGCGCGTAATGACCAAGTGTACATCGATTCGGCTGAAGACGATTTCGACTTACAACTTCAGCAAGTGAAGAATTACATTGCTGCTGGCGCGGATGCCATCATCATTTTCGCTACAGGCACGACAGAGAAAAATCGCCAACTTTTTGAATTTGCTAAGCAAGTTCCACTGGTTTTTATTAACACTGAACCTGTAGAAGACATGAGCACTATGCCGGCAAATACGGTGTATGTTGGCTCCAACGAGCTGGAATCTGGCACGTTAGAAATGGAAGAGTTGGCAAGACTTGCCAACTATAAGGGTAACGTGGCGTTACTGCAGGGTGACCCAACCCATAAGGCCGCCGTTTTGCGCACCAAAGACGTTGAAGATGTGGTCGCTAAATACCCCAATATGAAGATTGTGGTTAAGGAAACGGGACACTGGGCGCGTAATGAAGCCTACAAGATAGTCTCTGACTGGCTGAAAAAAGGCACCAGTTTTGACATTTTGGCTGCGAACAACGATGAGATGGCCATTGGCAGCATCATGGCGATGCGAGATTCGGGTAAAGATCCTAAGAAATTTCTGGTGGGTGGGGTTGATGCTACTCGCGATGCGCTTTTAGAGATGTCGAAAGGGGATCTCGCGGTGACGGTATTACAAGATGCGGAAAATCAAGGCAAAGATGCGGTGGATATCGCGTACAAGTTGATTAACCGCCAGAAAGTGAAGAACCCACACTGGGTGCCATTTCGCTTAGTCACTAAAGAGAACTACCGACAATTGATCAAAGAGTAA
- a CDS encoding lactonase family protein, which produces MTTSIAYTGSRTTKHRNARGKGITLFAIDQENRWQERQSLNILDNPSYLTFDKERQFVYTVHGDLREVSAYKIDRTDGTLTHLNTVTLPEGQNPVYIVPEKFNQRLVIATLQGGTVFVVEREQDGSLGKLVSQFRFAGKTDETISHAHQCIWDHKENYLFVPQQGRQIGYAGITVLKYDHDNGSFTQADYFRSREYSEPRHIAIHPNNRFCYLVNEKDNTITFFHFDDKSGKLTAKQIIPVMPETYTGEGQSSAILVDKSGQWVIESTRIYDALSVFKVDNDSGFITYRYSLQIPGKTPRFMTFDRQGEKLYVACEDSDEIIAYHFDRQLGILSQAETISSVGSPTSIIFSEL; this is translated from the coding sequence ATGACTACATCGATTGCCTACACTGGATCCCGTACTACCAAACATCGCAATGCGCGAGGTAAAGGAATTACGCTCTTTGCAATAGACCAAGAGAATCGCTGGCAGGAACGTCAATCGCTTAACATTCTGGATAACCCTTCTTATTTAACGTTCGATAAAGAAAGACAGTTTGTTTATACCGTCCATGGTGACTTACGTGAGGTTTCTGCGTATAAAATCGATCGTACTGACGGCACCTTAACCCATCTCAATACGGTGACCTTACCAGAAGGTCAAAACCCAGTTTATATTGTGCCGGAAAAATTCAATCAACGTTTAGTGATTGCAACGCTCCAAGGTGGAACTGTGTTTGTTGTCGAACGTGAGCAAGACGGTTCGTTGGGTAAACTCGTATCTCAATTTCGTTTCGCGGGCAAAACAGATGAAACCATTTCCCATGCCCACCAATGTATTTGGGATCACAAAGAGAACTACTTGTTTGTTCCACAGCAAGGCCGTCAAATTGGCTATGCGGGTATCACCGTTCTAAAATACGATCATGATAACGGCAGTTTTACCCAAGCAGATTACTTCCGTTCAAGAGAGTATTCAGAACCTCGTCATATTGCGATTCACCCTAACAATCGCTTCTGTTATCTAGTGAACGAAAAAGACAATACCATCACCTTTTTCCACTTTGACGATAAATCTGGCAAATTAACCGCGAAACAAATCATTCCAGTAATGCCAGAAACCTACACAGGCGAAGGACAATCGAGTGCTATCTTGGTCGATAAATCCGGCCAATGGGTCATTGAATCAACACGAATTTATGACGCGCTATCTGTCTTCAAAGTAGATAACGATTCAGGCTTTATCACCTATCGTTACTCTTTACAGATTCCTGGCAAGACACCGCGTTTTATGACCTTTGATCGCCAAGGTGAAAAGCTGTATGTCGCTTGTGAAGACAGCGATGAAATCATCGCCTATCACTTTGACCGTCAGCTCGGCATATTAAGTCAAGCGGAGACGATCTCCAGTGTAGGCAGCCCTACGTCTATCATTTTCAGCGAATTATAA
- a CDS encoding ASCH domain-containing protein, giving the protein MKLEHRAFLNEYLATLTLSEREAIPKVAAEYFCADEYNANECARLINAGIKTATCSLKQGYDAENEPLPQVGQLLVVLDWQQNPICIVENTKVAVCEFGDVDAEFAAKEGEGDRTYEWWRNAHLNFFHNYAQELGCEFNDHSYIVQEWFQKVYPR; this is encoded by the coding sequence ATGAAGCTTGAACACAGAGCCTTTCTTAATGAATATCTCGCGACCCTGACATTAAGTGAGCGAGAGGCCATTCCTAAAGTCGCTGCCGAATACTTTTGTGCCGATGAATACAATGCCAATGAGTGCGCGCGGCTAATCAATGCAGGCATTAAAACTGCCACGTGCAGTTTAAAACAGGGGTATGACGCCGAAAATGAACCACTACCTCAAGTTGGGCAACTGCTGGTGGTGCTGGATTGGCAACAAAATCCTATCTGTATCGTAGAAAACACCAAAGTGGCGGTGTGCGAATTCGGTGATGTAGACGCCGAGTTTGCTGCCAAGGAAGGGGAAGGGGATCGCACCTATGAGTGGTGGCGTAACGCTCATCTAAACTTCTTCCACAATTATGCTCAGGAACTGGGCTGTGAATTTAATGATCATTCGTACATAGTGCAAGAGTGGTTCCAAAAGGTTTATCCCCGTTAA
- a CDS encoding GntR family transcriptional regulator — MTKKHTTAAKILDLLTQERTPIGAHLSAQYFADKLSLSRSPINRAFETLAEKGILEKQPMRGYFLAKIVDMPTDDMLDEMGLVEQDIVKSVYFQMADDRLKGELDDVFSEKQIKQRYNLTSVQLQSVLKRIAEEGWIIKKPGYGWTFSPMLTTPESLIQTYRVRMALEPAALLEPSYHLAQKTIDQCRKIELEMLEADVESFTADQLHERGVKFHQAIVEASGNPFFSDTLLRINNVRRLLSYRSMKDRTRYLEQVHQHLHLLDLLEAGKNVEASDYLRKHIESTIANLSKIDTLLS, encoded by the coding sequence ATGACCAAAAAACACACCACCGCTGCCAAAATTCTCGATCTACTAACTCAAGAGCGTACTCCAATAGGGGCACATCTCTCTGCGCAATATTTTGCTGATAAGCTCTCCTTATCGCGCAGCCCAATTAATCGAGCTTTTGAAACATTAGCGGAAAAAGGCATTCTGGAAAAACAGCCGATGCGCGGCTACTTTTTAGCAAAAATCGTCGATATGCCCACAGATGACATGCTCGATGAAATGGGCTTAGTTGAACAAGACATCGTCAAATCGGTCTATTTCCAAATGGCAGACGATCGCTTAAAAGGTGAACTGGATGATGTGTTTTCTGAAAAGCAGATAAAGCAGCGCTACAACTTAACCAGTGTGCAATTACAGAGCGTACTAAAACGAATTGCTGAAGAAGGCTGGATCATTAAAAAGCCTGGCTACGGCTGGACTTTCTCCCCGATGCTGACCACGCCGGAGAGTTTAATCCAAACTTATCGAGTACGTATGGCGCTTGAACCCGCCGCTCTGTTAGAGCCTAGCTATCATCTCGCTCAAAAGACCATCGATCAATGTCGCAAAATTGAATTGGAGATGCTAGAAGCGGATGTTGAATCGTTTACGGCAGATCAGTTACATGAACGTGGCGTTAAATTTCACCAAGCGATTGTGGAAGCTTCAGGCAACCCATTTTTCTCTGATACACTTTTAAGAATCAACAACGTACGTCGCTTGCTCTCCTATCGTTCGATGAAAGATCGTACTCGCTATCTGGAACAGGTGCACCAACATCTGCACTTGTTGGATCTGCTGGAAGCGGGCAAGAATGTCGAAGCGTCCGATTATTTACGCAAGCACATTGAAAGCACCATCGCTAATTTGTCTAAAATCGATACGTTACTCTCTTAA
- a CDS encoding SLC13 family permease produces MPSLAVMSILGICFSIIIGFYKKTNVGILMIAFAFILSIIYNIPTKEILSGFSVKLFITMLGVTYLFSIMSGNGTLDIISKKIVNVVHNKKLLPVAMYLVGFILCAVGPGAIPVLAIVPVIAIPIAFQAKLNPIMLAIIGQCGVFGGRMTQITPEGVLVKDLMSSQQIENQMFPVWFSLFFTSVALAIACYIWYKGWKTEEDTAPSDHYVENTHMTWVHWTSLCALLLLIVCAVGFSLNVGLTAFVIGAALSAFGSGNENQAIKNIPWSVLILVSGVGLLMHIVLKSGGLDILTQSLASIMTATTASSVMVMTSAIMSFFSSGLGVVFPTLIPTCQGIIEQLGGHASAIELVAMVVVGGTVSGLSPVSTTGALIMSGIATNKEAEQTYTPSKMFVELFAWATFAMVISFVLAIVGFFSLIC; encoded by the coding sequence ATGCCTAGTTTAGCTGTCATGTCCATATTAGGGATTTGTTTTTCGATTATTATCGGATTTTATAAAAAGACTAACGTTGGTATATTAATGATCGCTTTTGCTTTTATATTAAGCATCATTTATAACATTCCAACTAAGGAAATACTATCTGGATTCAGCGTTAAACTCTTTATTACCATGCTGGGAGTCACTTATTTATTTAGCATCATGAGTGGCAATGGCACACTCGATATTATTTCGAAAAAGATCGTTAACGTGGTACACAATAAAAAGTTATTGCCCGTCGCCATGTATTTGGTGGGATTTATTTTGTGCGCTGTCGGTCCGGGTGCAATCCCCGTATTAGCTATCGTGCCAGTTATCGCGATCCCCATTGCTTTCCAAGCGAAACTTAACCCCATTATGCTCGCCATTATTGGGCAATGTGGTGTGTTTGGTGGGCGGATGACCCAAATTACCCCTGAAGGCGTATTAGTCAAAGATTTGATGAGCAGCCAACAAATCGAAAACCAAATGTTTCCGGTGTGGTTTAGTTTATTCTTTACTTCTGTGGCCTTGGCTATCGCTTGCTACATTTGGTACAAAGGCTGGAAAACCGAAGAAGACACAGCGCCAAGCGATCACTATGTAGAGAATACCCATATGACTTGGGTGCACTGGACATCTTTATGCGCACTGCTACTGCTGATCGTTTGCGCCGTGGGATTCTCACTCAATGTTGGACTCACTGCTTTTGTCATTGGTGCCGCGCTCTCCGCGTTCGGTTCTGGCAACGAGAATCAAGCCATCAAAAACATTCCTTGGTCGGTACTGATTTTGGTCAGTGGCGTTGGGCTACTCATGCACATCGTGCTCAAATCTGGGGGGCTTGATATCCTTACTCAATCGTTAGCATCGATTATGACTGCGACAACAGCCTCATCAGTGATGGTGATGACATCGGCGATCATGTCCTTCTTTAGTTCTGGCCTTGGGGTCGTATTCCCAACTCTCATACCCACATGCCAAGGCATCATTGAACAACTCGGTGGACACGCCTCTGCTATCGAGTTAGTCGCTATGGTGGTAGTGGGCGGTACAGTGTCTGGACTTAGCCCAGTATCAACCACTGGAGCACTGATCATGTCCGGTATTGCCACCAATAAAGAAGCTGAGCAAACCTACACTCCAAGCAAAATGTTTGTTGAACTCTTTGCATGGGCAACCTTTGCCATGGTGATCTCATTTGTTTTGGCGATCGTCGGTTTTTTTAGCCTAATATGCTAG
- the asnS gene encoding asparagine--tRNA ligase, giving the protein MTYAPVKDVLGGKLAVDSEVTVRGWVRTRRDSKAGISFLAIYDGSCFNPIQAVVPNNLNNYDEEVLKLTTGCSVEVTGTVVESPASGQDFELAATNVKVVGWVEDAETYPMAKTRHSIEYLREVAHLRPRTNVIGAVARVRNCLSQAIHRFYHEQGFNWVSAPLITAADAEGAGEMFRVSTLDMENLPRTEEGKVDFNEDFFGKETFLTVSGQLNAEAYACALSKVYTFGPTFRAENSNTSRHLAEFWMVEPEVAFAELDDVAKLAEDMLKYVFKAVLEERRDDLEFFASRIDKDVITRLEKFVTSDFAQVDYTDAVDILIKSGHEFEFPVEWGIDLASEHERFLAEQHFQAPVIVKNYPKDIKAFYMRLNEDGKTVAAMDVLAPGIGEIIGGSQREERLDVLDARMIEMGIEPESMGWYRDLRRYGTVPHAGFGLGFERLVSYVTGMGNVRDVIPFPRTPRSANF; this is encoded by the coding sequence ATGACTTACGCGCCTGTAAAAGACGTTCTTGGCGGCAAGCTCGCAGTAGACAGTGAAGTCACTGTACGCGGCTGGGTTCGCACACGTCGTGATTCCAAAGCTGGAATCTCTTTCCTTGCCATTTATGACGGCTCTTGTTTCAACCCGATCCAGGCCGTGGTCCCAAATAATCTGAATAATTACGACGAAGAAGTCCTTAAGTTGACCACTGGTTGTTCAGTAGAAGTGACCGGTACTGTTGTTGAGTCTCCAGCATCAGGTCAAGATTTCGAACTTGCTGCTACTAATGTAAAAGTAGTAGGTTGGGTAGAAGACGCAGAAACTTACCCAATGGCGAAAACTCGTCACTCTATCGAATACCTTCGCGAAGTCGCTCACCTACGCCCACGTACTAACGTGATTGGCGCTGTAGCTCGTGTTCGTAACTGCCTTTCTCAAGCAATCCACCGTTTTTACCACGAACAGGGTTTCAACTGGGTATCGGCTCCACTGATCACTGCTGCTGACGCAGAAGGTGCTGGCGAAATGTTCCGCGTGTCTACTTTAGACATGGAAAACCTACCTCGCACAGAAGAAGGTAAAGTGGACTTCAACGAAGACTTCTTCGGTAAAGAAACTTTCCTAACCGTTTCAGGCCAGCTAAACGCTGAAGCTTATGCTTGTGCGCTGTCTAAAGTGTATACTTTCGGCCCAACATTCCGTGCTGAAAACTCGAACACTAGCCGTCACCTAGCGGAATTCTGGATGGTTGAACCAGAAGTGGCATTTGCTGAACTAGATGACGTAGCAAAACTGGCTGAAGACATGTTGAAATACGTGTTCAAAGCGGTACTTGAAGAGCGTCGTGACGACCTAGAGTTCTTCGCATCTCGCATCGACAAAGACGTGATTACTCGTCTAGAAAAATTCGTGACATCTGACTTTGCTCAAGTGGATTACACTGATGCAGTGGATATCCTTATCAAATCAGGTCACGAGTTCGAATTCCCAGTTGAATGGGGTATCGACCTTGCTTCTGAACACGAACGTTTCTTGGCGGAGCAACACTTCCAAGCTCCAGTTATCGTGAAGAACTACCCTAAAGACATCAAAGCGTTCTACATGCGTCTGAACGAAGATGGCAAAACGGTTGCAGCAATGGACGTTCTTGCCCCTGGCATCGGTGAAATCATCGGTGGTTCTCAACGTGAAGAACGTCTAGATGTACTTGATGCTCGTATGATCGAAATGGGTATCGAACCTGAAAGCATGGGTTGGTACCGTGACCTACGTCGTTACGGCACTGTACCACACGCTGGTTTTGGTCTTGGTTTCGAACGTCTCGTCTCTTACGTAACTGGTATGGGCAACGTTCGTGACGTGATCCCATTCCCACGTACTCCACGTAGCGCAAACTTCTAA